A portion of the Microlunatus phosphovorus NM-1 genome contains these proteins:
- the ureG gene encoding urease accessory protein UreG, with protein sequence MPDQTPSDNTPSTPGSTRSLRLGVAGPVGTGKSSLIATLCRALSAEFELGVITNDIYTDEDARFLRSEGILAEDRIRAVETGACPHTAIRDDVTPNLIAVETLEVDYAGVGTPLDVVLVESGGDNLTATFSPALVDAQLFVLDVAGGGDVARKGGPGIARADLLVVNKTDLAPYVGVDVEQMVADASAARDGRPVLALSRTDPGSVAALADWVRSMLVLHRAGAHIPTDPGPMAPHTHADGTSHIHAASDGHVHAH encoded by the coding sequence ATGCCTGACCAGACTCCGTCCGACAACACTCCTTCCACGCCAGGATCGACCCGCTCGCTGCGGCTGGGGGTGGCCGGTCCGGTCGGCACCGGCAAGAGCTCGCTGATCGCGACCCTGTGCCGAGCCCTGTCGGCCGAGTTCGAGCTCGGGGTGATCACCAATGACATCTACACCGACGAGGACGCCCGTTTCCTGCGGTCGGAGGGCATCCTGGCCGAGGACCGGATCCGTGCCGTCGAGACCGGCGCCTGCCCGCACACCGCGATCCGGGACGATGTGACCCCGAACCTGATCGCGGTGGAGACCCTCGAGGTGGACTACGCCGGCGTGGGGACGCCGCTGGATGTCGTGCTCGTCGAGTCCGGCGGCGACAACCTCACGGCCACGTTCTCGCCGGCCCTGGTCGACGCGCAGCTCTTCGTCCTCGACGTAGCCGGCGGCGGCGACGTGGCCCGCAAGGGTGGACCGGGCATCGCCCGAGCGGATCTGCTCGTCGTCAACAAGACGGACCTGGCTCCGTATGTCGGCGTCGATGTCGAGCAGATGGTGGCCGACGCCTCGGCGGCCCGGGATGGTCGACCGGTTCTCGCGCTCTCCCGGACCGATCCAGGTTCTGTTGCCGCCCTCGCCGACTGGGTACGTTCGATGCTCGTTCTGCATCGCGCTGGTGCGCACATTCCGACCGACCCTGGGCCGATGGCACCCCACACCCACGCCGACGGCACGAGTCACATTCACGCGGCGAGCGATGGTCACGTCCACGCGCACTGA
- a CDS encoding urease subunit gamma, which produces MHLTPAETEKLLLSVAGMVARDRLARGVRLNYPEAVALLSTWVIERAREGALVADLMEEGREVLGPGDVMDGVAGMLAEVQVEATFPDGRKLVTIHDPVGAGIEPADIPGGVRTGEGEVVLNQGRDMIVLVIENIGDRPIQVGSHLHLPDANAALAFDREAARGFRLDIPAGTSRRFEPGASREVVAVALAGARRVPGIQPGKTPAEVQL; this is translated from the coding sequence GTGCATCTCACCCCCGCGGAGACCGAGAAGCTGCTGCTGTCGGTCGCCGGCATGGTGGCCCGTGATCGGCTCGCGCGCGGTGTCCGTCTCAACTACCCGGAGGCCGTCGCCCTGCTCTCGACCTGGGTGATCGAGCGGGCTCGCGAGGGTGCCCTGGTCGCCGACCTGATGGAGGAAGGCCGCGAGGTGCTCGGCCCTGGCGATGTGATGGACGGTGTCGCGGGCATGCTGGCCGAGGTCCAGGTCGAGGCGACGTTCCCCGACGGCCGCAAGCTGGTCACGATCCATGACCCGGTCGGTGCCGGTATCGAACCGGCCGACATCCCCGGTGGCGTGCGGACCGGTGAGGGAGAGGTGGTCCTCAATCAGGGCCGGGACATGATCGTCCTGGTGATCGAGAACATCGGGGACCGACCCATCCAGGTCGGCTCGCACCTGCATCTGCCGGATGCGAATGCAGCCCTGGCCTTCGACCGGGAGGCGGCTCGGGGCTTCCGGCTCGACATACCCGCCGGTACGTCGCGACGGTTCGAGCCCGGCGCCTCCCGTGAGGTCGTCGCCGTGGCCCTCGCGGGCGCGCGTCGCGTGCCAGGGATCCAGCCCGGCAAGACTCCCGCGGAGGTCCAGCTCTGA
- a CDS encoding urease accessory protein UreD gives MTPAGCRLSHGPLAARRLRTNDPRTIRVALVATQALLLSGDHVRIEIDVRGDLALEVLEVAGTVAYDMRGGSARWDAHVQLADGAQLTWLGEPFVVATGAEVLRSTTLVLERNTSATLRESLVFGRSGEAGGSLFVSTRATYAGQPLLVEDLDLSPAARVGPAVLGSNRCLDSLTRLGDRLPEQPGTLQLAGPGSIVRWIGSAMHESTIHPAAAASQG, from the coding sequence GTGACGCCGGCCGGGTGCCGGCTGAGCCACGGACCGCTGGCGGCCCGGAGACTGCGTACCAATGATCCGCGCACGATCCGGGTCGCGCTGGTGGCGACCCAGGCGCTGCTGCTTTCCGGTGATCACGTACGCATCGAGATCGACGTGCGCGGCGACCTCGCATTGGAGGTCCTCGAGGTCGCTGGCACCGTGGCTTACGACATGCGTGGCGGGTCGGCGCGCTGGGACGCCCACGTACAGCTGGCCGATGGTGCGCAGCTGACCTGGCTCGGCGAGCCCTTCGTCGTCGCCACGGGCGCGGAGGTGCTGCGCTCGACCACTCTTGTGCTCGAGCGCAACACCTCGGCCACCCTGCGGGAGTCGCTCGTCTTCGGTCGCTCCGGTGAGGCAGGCGGCAGCCTGTTCGTCTCGACGCGGGCGACCTACGCCGGCCAGCCCTTGCTGGTCGAGGATCTCGACCTCTCACCGGCCGCCCGGGTCGGCCCTGCGGTCCTGGGTAGCAATCGCTGCCTCGACAGCCTCACTCGGCTCGGCGACCGGTTGCCGGAGCAGCCGGGCACTCTGCAGCTCGCCGGCCCCGGCTCGATCGTTCGGTGGATCGGCTCGGCGATGCACGAGTCGACGATTCATCCTGCGGCGGCGGCGTCACAGGGCTGA
- a CDS encoding phage tail protein, which produces MSEHIAAEPTRVVAQVQPIRSGGSSSDHWSLRLQRLAGNQAVAGLVGAARPTVRAVAPASTRPQSLAAVSRALRGAAAVPTVANRQLPGVGSGSAGFNGSAPETASMSVAEQGQTVADAEPTASGSTPVAALWRRLPFVQRGLLDDAVGGIASVAGGVRDSALQTVAGWARRMPGYELLCTVLGRDVVAGTPVPRSAVAIVNGFLGLMPRGDALRQQLQESGAIDRAGAWFEQEVPRLGLTWELIRGLFTRAWDALSAADLLDPEGAWNKISGLFGPPLARLRDFAVGAVTKVAEFVFEGVMTMTGGLGSQVMGVIRRAGDVFNQILRDPVGFAGNLVAAVRGGLGAFLSNIGTHLRNGLIGWLTGSLGGIIRLPAQFDLRGILGMAMEFLGLTWANIRGRIARLIGERAMGLLERGAGVVRDVAEHGIGALTGRIAQFTSGLVDTVLGGIREWVTNSVVGAAITRLISMFNPAGAVIQAIIAVYNTIQFFLERAQQLGALANSIFDSIAAIASGSIGNAVNAVENALGRAVPVVLGFLARLIGLGEIATPVRNVMTRVQTVIDSAIDRVVGWIAGLARRIGGAIRGEPREQSSGGPMPAGGPADGSVVATATTSAGGHNYEGRALVAGTGLRVVVQRIVLPAAPAAAASAATAPLPVREQLNRLVAKVERMQRIGKPVTPEDVSRINTMLRQVINEDLAAAASLGATSGSGLAAHVTEFNGLPAGEARRNAYYMEMVSWPTVTRTIVARDLSRIEGIVRRLAVGWVSGEDAIEDYLDSLYEIRIGSEDASDERIAGMPKYVPRPAFDAFMTAAAGIRRASRTGSTISTNSAARQAAVDVLCAAIRAGGFDVDHRTPLSRHWLTIGHRSTAEVRARIASDPDNLVAVSASWNRSKGGESYNTPPAAGFTRRPGETAPPPAPAGASGGVASSGILAPSTG; this is translated from the coding sequence ATGTCGGAGCACATCGCAGCAGAACCCACCAGGGTCGTCGCGCAGGTGCAGCCGATCAGGTCGGGCGGCAGTTCCAGCGATCACTGGAGCCTGCGGTTGCAGCGGTTGGCTGGGAACCAGGCGGTCGCGGGTCTGGTGGGAGCGGCCCGGCCGACTGTGCGGGCGGTGGCGCCGGCCTCGACGCGACCGCAGAGTCTGGCGGCGGTGTCACGCGCTTTGCGAGGAGCCGCGGCCGTACCGACGGTGGCGAATCGGCAGCTGCCGGGAGTCGGCTCCGGATCAGCCGGGTTCAACGGATCTGCACCGGAGACCGCGTCGATGTCGGTGGCCGAGCAGGGACAAACAGTCGCCGACGCAGAACCGACCGCGTCCGGCTCGACACCAGTCGCCGCCTTGTGGCGAAGGTTGCCCTTCGTGCAACGAGGGCTGCTGGATGACGCGGTCGGCGGTATCGCCAGCGTCGCTGGCGGGGTCCGCGACTCAGCGCTGCAGACGGTCGCTGGGTGGGCGCGACGGATGCCTGGCTATGAGCTGTTGTGCACAGTGCTGGGCCGTGACGTCGTCGCGGGCACTCCGGTGCCGCGGTCGGCCGTCGCCATCGTCAATGGCTTCCTTGGCCTGATGCCGCGCGGTGACGCCCTGCGCCAGCAGTTGCAGGAGTCCGGAGCGATCGATCGGGCCGGCGCCTGGTTCGAGCAAGAAGTCCCGAGACTAGGGCTGACCTGGGAGCTCATCCGGGGCCTGTTCACCCGGGCCTGGGACGCGCTGTCCGCAGCCGACCTGCTGGATCCCGAGGGCGCTTGGAACAAGATCTCGGGCCTCTTCGGCCCACCGCTGGCCCGGCTGCGCGACTTCGCCGTCGGTGCGGTGACCAAGGTCGCCGAGTTCGTGTTCGAGGGTGTGATGACGATGACCGGTGGCCTCGGTAGCCAGGTGATGGGGGTCATCCGGCGCGCCGGGGACGTGTTCAACCAGATCCTCCGGGACCCGGTCGGCTTCGCCGGCAACCTGGTCGCCGCCGTCCGCGGTGGACTGGGCGCGTTCCTGTCCAACATCGGCACCCATCTACGCAATGGCCTGATCGGCTGGCTGACCGGTTCCCTCGGCGGGATCATCCGGCTGCCCGCTCAGTTCGACCTCCGCGGCATCCTCGGCATGGCCATGGAGTTCCTCGGCCTCACCTGGGCCAACATCCGCGGCCGGATCGCCCGGCTGATCGGTGAGCGGGCGATGGGTCTGCTGGAACGAGGCGCCGGCGTTGTCCGCGACGTCGCCGAGCACGGCATCGGCGCGCTCACCGGCCGGATCGCCCAGTTCACCTCCGGGTTGGTCGACACCGTCCTCGGAGGCATCCGTGAATGGGTCACCAACAGCGTTGTCGGTGCCGCGATCACCCGGCTCATCTCGATGTTCAACCCGGCCGGCGCGGTCATCCAGGCCATCATCGCCGTGTACAACACCATCCAGTTCTTCCTCGAACGCGCCCAACAGCTCGGCGCTTTGGCCAACTCGATCTTCGACTCGATCGCCGCCATCGCCTCAGGCAGCATCGGCAACGCCGTCAACGCCGTCGAGAATGCCCTCGGCCGGGCCGTACCCGTCGTCCTCGGCTTCCTCGCCCGTCTGATCGGACTCGGTGAGATCGCCACCCCTGTACGCAATGTGATGACCCGCGTGCAGACCGTCATCGACTCCGCCATCGACCGCGTCGTCGGCTGGATCGCCGGTCTGGCACGGCGGATCGGCGGGGCGATCCGCGGGGAGCCCCGTGAGCAGTCTTCGGGCGGCCCGATGCCCGCGGGAGGTCCCGCAGATGGCAGCGTGGTCGCAACCGCGACGACCTCGGCTGGTGGTCACAACTACGAGGGTCGCGCCCTCGTAGCCGGCACCGGTCTGCGCGTTGTCGTCCAGCGCATCGTTCTGCCTGCTGCTCCCGCGGCCGCCGCCAGTGCAGCAACGGCACCTCTGCCGGTCCGTGAACAACTCAACCGGCTCGTCGCCAAAGTCGAACGGATGCAACGCATCGGGAAACCGGTGACGCCTGAAGACGTCTCCAGGATCAACACGATGTTGCGCCAAGTGATCAACGAAGACCTCGCCGCGGCCGCGTCCCTCGGGGCCACTTCAGGGTCGGGGCTGGCCGCCCACGTCACGGAGTTCAACGGCCTGCCGGCGGGCGAGGCACGGCGGAACGCCTACTACATGGAGATGGTGAGCTGGCCGACTGTCACCAGGACGATCGTTGCCCGTGACCTGTCCCGGATCGAGGGGATCGTGCGACGGCTGGCTGTTGGCTGGGTCTCGGGTGAAGACGCGATCGAGGACTACCTCGACTCGCTGTACGAGATTCGGATCGGGAGTGAGGACGCCAGCGACGAGCGGATCGCGGGCATGCCGAAGTACGTGCCGCGGCCGGCGTTCGACGCGTTCATGACGGCGGCAGCAGGCATTCGTCGTGCCTCGCGCACGGGATCGACGATCAGCACCAACTCGGCCGCCCGGCAGGCAGCAGTCGACGTCCTCTGCGCCGCCATCCGCGCAGGAGGCTTCGACGTGGATCACCGGACCCCCTTGTCGCGTCACTGGCTGACGATCGGTCACCGGTCGACGGCTGAGGTTCGCGCGCGGATCGCCAGCGACCCGGACAACCTGGTAGCAGTCTCGGCGAGCTGGAACAGGTCCAAGGGCGGGGAGAGCTACAACACGCCACCCGCCGCCGGATTCACTCGGCGGCCCGGCGAGACCGCACCTCCTCCCGCGCCGGCCGGTGCTTCCGGCGGCGTTGCCTCCAGTGGCATCTTGGCCCCTTCGACCGGCTAG
- a CDS encoding urease accessory protein UreF produces MTHAGSSPELVALMLADARLPTGGHTQSAGLEAAVRAGLGCARPGDGRALGEVAAYARSRLQTVVRVEAGAAVVARQLALTGGDPLTVVPHWAARTPSRALRAASERIGRGYLRLAERIWPAVLDHLPRDAELARPVVLGVIGAVTGLSAAQVVRLVAYDDAQTVVAASLKLLPVGPADAAGWLMDLHPAMEEVVAAVVNLTDGEEIPACGAPMVDCYAEAHATQRMRLFHA; encoded by the coding sequence GTGACACACGCAGGGAGCTCGCCGGAGTTGGTGGCGCTGATGCTCGCCGATGCCAGGCTGCCCACCGGCGGCCACACTCAGTCGGCGGGGCTGGAGGCTGCGGTCCGTGCTGGATTGGGGTGCGCGAGACCGGGCGACGGTCGGGCACTGGGCGAGGTGGCGGCGTACGCGCGTAGTCGGCTGCAGACCGTCGTACGGGTCGAGGCCGGTGCTGCCGTCGTCGCCCGCCAGCTGGCGCTGACCGGCGGCGATCCGCTCACCGTCGTACCGCACTGGGCCGCCCGGACTCCAAGCCGCGCGCTGCGGGCCGCCTCGGAACGGATCGGCCGCGGTTATCTGCGCTTGGCCGAGCGGATCTGGCCCGCGGTGCTCGACCACCTGCCGCGCGATGCCGAACTGGCCCGGCCGGTCGTTCTCGGGGTGATCGGTGCGGTGACCGGCCTCAGCGCGGCGCAGGTGGTGAGACTGGTCGCGTACGACGATGCACAGACGGTCGTGGCCGCCTCGCTCAAACTCTTGCCGGTCGGTCCGGCGGACGCGGCGGGCTGGCTGATGGATCTGCATCCCGCTATGGAGGAGGTCGTCGCGGCCGTGGTGAACCTGACCGATGGCGAGGAGATCCCGGCGTGCGGCGCACCCATGGTCGACTGCTACGCCGAAGCCCATGCCACCCAGAGAATGAGGTTGTTCCATGCCTGA
- a CDS encoding DapH/DapD/GlmU-related protein yields the protein MTDEDLVIPDGSDDESSSATVEDLLAELNAGRTVVGGSALHRVMHRAAQDALRITAELNGSYHDGASVRALLAQLTGRPLDDSVTLFPPFHTDFGRNTTIGRNVFINMGCKFQDQGGLTIHDGALIGHNVVIATLNHPLDPAHRADVIPAPVVIGKGAWIGSNATILPGVTIGDGAVVAAASVVTKDVPAGTVVVGSPARVRRMVDGS from the coding sequence ATGACCGACGAGGACTTGGTGATCCCCGATGGCTCGGACGACGAATCGAGCAGCGCCACGGTCGAGGATTTGCTCGCTGAGCTCAACGCAGGTCGCACGGTCGTAGGTGGTTCCGCGCTGCATCGCGTCATGCACCGGGCCGCGCAGGACGCGCTGCGGATCACTGCCGAGCTCAACGGCAGCTACCACGATGGAGCGAGTGTGCGTGCACTACTGGCTCAGCTGACCGGCAGGCCCCTCGACGACTCTGTCACCTTGTTCCCGCCCTTCCACACCGACTTCGGGCGCAACACGACCATCGGGCGGAACGTCTTCATCAACATGGGCTGCAAGTTCCAGGATCAAGGTGGACTGACCATCCACGACGGGGCGCTGATCGGACACAACGTGGTCATTGCGACGTTGAATCACCCGCTCGATCCCGCTCATCGCGCAGATGTCATACCTGCGCCGGTCGTCATCGGCAAGGGCGCGTGGATCGGCTCGAACGCCACGATCCTGCCCGGGGTGACCATTGGCGACGGCGCTGTCGTCGCCGCAGCATCAGTGGTCACCAAGGACGTGCCAGCCGGGACCGTGGTCGTCGGCTCTCCGGCCCGCGTACGCCGGATGGTCGACGGCTCGTAG
- a CDS encoding urease subunit alpha — MVQITRAAYAALYGATAGDQIRLGDTDLWIEIERDLTVGGEEVVFGGGKSIRESMAQGMTTRADGALDTVVTNALVLDWWGIVKADVGIRDGRIVALGRAGNPDIADGVHPELPIGPATDVIAGEGKILTAGAIDSHVHLLSPSQVHEALATGITTVIGGGTGPSEGSKATTVTPGAWHLANIHRALDPLPVNVLLLAKGNTVSTEALAEQALAGAGGYKVHEDWGSTPAAVDAALTAAGEWGLQVALHSDSLNEAGYVESTRRAIAGRSISAFHIEGAGGGHAPDILTLAADPNVLPGSTNPTLPHTVNTVAEHLDMLMVCHHLSPDVPEDLAFAESRIRATTIAAEDVLHDLGAISITSSDAQAMGRIGEVITRTWQVAHVMKARRGRLGGVVTGESLPADNERARRYVAKYTINPAIAHGIDHTVGSVEAGKLADLTLWEPKFFGVRPSAVIKGGAIAWAALGDPNASIPTPQPVLMRPSFADTTGADRSVSWVAPAALDDGITERLGLRRTLLPVQPTRAVGKADMRNNSALPEIVIDAETFAITVDGELIEPAPADRLPLAQLYSMF, encoded by the coding sequence ATGGTCCAGATCACTCGCGCTGCGTACGCCGCCCTGTACGGCGCGACCGCCGGCGACCAGATCCGCCTGGGTGACACCGATCTGTGGATCGAGATCGAACGCGACCTGACCGTCGGCGGCGAGGAGGTCGTCTTCGGCGGCGGGAAGTCGATCCGGGAGTCGATGGCCCAGGGCATGACGACCCGCGCCGACGGAGCCCTGGACACGGTCGTCACCAATGCGCTGGTGCTGGACTGGTGGGGCATCGTGAAGGCCGATGTCGGCATCCGGGACGGCCGGATCGTGGCGCTCGGCCGGGCCGGCAATCCCGACATCGCCGACGGCGTCCATCCGGAGCTGCCCATCGGGCCGGCCACCGATGTCATCGCCGGCGAGGGCAAGATCTTGACCGCGGGCGCGATCGACTCGCACGTCCATCTGCTCTCGCCCTCACAGGTCCACGAAGCGCTGGCCACCGGGATCACCACCGTGATCGGCGGCGGCACCGGACCGTCGGAGGGTTCCAAGGCGACCACCGTCACCCCCGGTGCCTGGCATCTCGCCAACATCCACCGGGCGCTCGATCCGCTGCCGGTCAATGTCCTGCTGCTCGCCAAGGGAAACACCGTCTCCACCGAGGCACTGGCCGAGCAGGCGCTCGCCGGCGCCGGTGGCTACAAGGTGCACGAGGACTGGGGGTCGACTCCAGCGGCGGTCGACGCGGCCCTCACCGCGGCAGGGGAGTGGGGGCTCCAAGTAGCGCTGCACTCGGACTCGCTGAACGAGGCCGGGTACGTCGAGTCGACGCGGCGCGCGATCGCGGGCCGGTCGATCAGCGCGTTCCACATCGAAGGCGCCGGTGGCGGCCATGCGCCGGACATCCTCACCCTCGCCGCGGATCCCAACGTGCTGCCCGGCTCGACCAACCCGACGCTGCCGCACACGGTCAACACCGTCGCCGAGCACCTCGACATGCTGATGGTCTGCCACCATCTGTCGCCCGACGTGCCCGAGGATCTGGCGTTTGCCGAGTCTCGCATCCGCGCGACCACGATCGCGGCCGAGGACGTTCTGCACGACTTGGGCGCCATCTCGATCACCTCCTCCGATGCGCAGGCGATGGGCCGGATCGGCGAGGTCATCACCCGCACCTGGCAGGTCGCCCATGTGATGAAGGCACGTCGCGGCCGATTGGGCGGAGTCGTGACGGGGGAGTCGCTGCCGGCCGACAACGAGCGGGCCCGCCGGTATGTCGCGAAGTACACCATCAACCCGGCCATCGCCCACGGCATCGACCACACCGTCGGCTCGGTCGAGGCGGGCAAGCTCGCCGATCTGACCCTGTGGGAGCCGAAGTTCTTCGGGGTACGCCCGTCGGCGGTGATCAAGGGCGGCGCGATCGCCTGGGCGGCGCTGGGCGACCCGAATGCCTCCATCCCGACTCCGCAGCCGGTGTTGATGCGGCCCTCGTTCGCCGACACCACCGGCGCCGACCGGTCGGTGTCCTGGGTCGCGCCCGCGGCGCTCGACGACGGCATCACCGAGCGTCTCGGACTGCGTCGTACGTTGCTGCCGGTCCAGCCCACCCGAGCTGTCGGGAAGGCCGACATGCGCAACAACAGCGCGTTGCCGGAGATCGTGATCGACGCGGAGACGTTCGCGATCACCGTCGACGGGGAGCTGATCGAGCCGGCTCCCGCCGACCGGCTGCCCCTGGCCCAGCTGTACTCGATGTTCTGA
- a CDS encoding class I SAM-dependent methyltransferase has translation MAGVDLSGVPETTLWTLRNRAEEAMRPGSYLVDPEAVRLYRTLQDSGEDFQRFGKLSQSHPLRALAFDTVIADFLAGHPRGPVVALGEGLQTTYWRLGRPDVAWYSVDLPEVVDAQRRLLPEEQAITRIGRSALDDTWLEEVAAGPALITAEGLFMYLPKDEVHALIADLAARFPGGRLVYDAIPAWFSTMTVKGKVKLSDRYVAPPMPHAQTVSEAARLTDVIPGVASVRDVLLPPGRGVWANPAMRRLAGAPWVRDHRPSITLLTFAEMG, from the coding sequence ATGGCTGGTGTGGACCTGAGCGGTGTGCCGGAGACCACCCTGTGGACACTGCGGAACCGAGCCGAGGAGGCGATGCGACCCGGCTCGTATCTGGTCGATCCGGAGGCGGTCCGCCTGTATCGGACTCTCCAGGACTCCGGCGAGGACTTCCAGCGCTTCGGGAAGCTGAGTCAGTCCCATCCGCTCCGCGCGCTGGCTTTCGACACGGTGATCGCCGACTTCCTCGCCGGGCACCCTCGCGGGCCAGTGGTCGCACTCGGTGAGGGGCTGCAGACGACGTACTGGCGGTTGGGCCGGCCAGACGTGGCGTGGTATTCCGTCGATCTGCCCGAGGTCGTCGACGCGCAGCGACGGCTGCTTCCCGAGGAGCAGGCGATCACTCGGATCGGACGGTCGGCCCTGGACGACACGTGGCTGGAGGAGGTCGCCGCCGGCCCGGCGCTGATCACCGCCGAGGGACTGTTCATGTATCTGCCCAAGGACGAGGTGCACGCGCTCATCGCCGACCTGGCCGCGCGCTTCCCCGGTGGGCGCTTGGTCTATGACGCCATCCCGGCCTGGTTCAGCACGATGACGGTCAAGGGCAAGGTCAAGCTCTCCGATCGGTATGTCGCCCCGCCCATGCCGCATGCCCAGACGGTCTCCGAGGCCGCCCGCCTGACCGACGTCATTCCCGGCGTCGCTTCGGTCCGTGACGTGCTGCTGCCACCGGGGCGAGGTGTCTGGGCCAATCCAGCGATGCGGAGGCTCGCCGGCGCGCCGTGGGTGCGTGACCATCGCCCGAGCATCACGCTGCTGACGTTCGCTGAGATGGGGTAA